One genomic segment of Virgibacillus doumboii includes these proteins:
- a CDS encoding HAD family hydrolase, translating to MKAIIFDFDGTLADTLPICFYAFQTVFKEFDNIDVTTDEVKAMFGPSETGIIRENLTDPNHIKAIELYYEKYNERHRELVLDNKEINDLLLFLKSEGYKLGIVTGKAKRSLFISLEHLNMNDLFDVIITGDDVNNPKPHPEGVNKALEQLAVKNNETVFLGDSNADILAGNQANVFTVGVNWLPNYQTPEFSVKPNQMNSRVDEFKQSLTSN from the coding sequence ATGAAAGCAATCATTTTTGATTTTGATGGTACTCTTGCTGATACTTTGCCAATTTGCTTTTATGCATTTCAAACTGTATTCAAAGAATTTGACAATATTGATGTTACTACAGATGAAGTTAAGGCTATGTTTGGTCCATCTGAGACTGGAATTATTAGAGAAAATCTTACGGATCCTAACCATATTAAAGCAATAGAATTATATTATGAGAAATATAATGAACGACATCGTGAGCTTGTTCTTGATAATAAGGAAATAAACGATTTGCTATTGTTTTTAAAAAGTGAAGGTTATAAATTAGGGATAGTGACAGGAAAAGCAAAAAGAAGTTTATTTATTTCCTTAGAACACCTTAATATGAACGACTTATTTGACGTCATTATTACGGGAGATGACGTTAACAACCCGAAACCCCATCCCGAGGGAGTCAATAAGGCATTGGAACAGCTTGCCGTAAAAAACAATGAAACTGTTTTTTTGGGAGATAGTAATGCTGACATTTTGGCTGGCAATCAGGCTAACGTTTTCACGGTAGGAGTGAATTGGTTACCAAATTACCAGACGCCAGAGTTTAGTGTTAAACCAAATCAAATGAATAGTAGAGTAGATGAATTCAAACAGTCACTTACGAGTAATTAA
- a CDS encoding DUF3684 domain-containing protein, which translates to MVRNSDQKMVQEFEEKLKRPLTESELEFISWLIQKQMKSSAHGISKSNNNHE; encoded by the coding sequence ATGGTTCGCAACAGTGACCAAAAGATGGTACAAGAATTTGAAGAAAAATTAAAAAGACCATTAACGGAGAGCGAATTAGAATTTATATCGTGGTTGATTCAAAAACAAATGAAATCAAGTGCACACGGAATTTCAAAATCCAATAATAATCATGAATAA